A segment of the Caloenas nicobarica isolate bCalNic1 chromosome 12, bCalNic1.hap1, whole genome shotgun sequence genome:
TTAAGTGTATCACAAACTTGCACTGTTTCCTATCACACTGTACCTTTAAAAGGATGCACATGCAGGGACTCACTCTAGTACACACAGAGTTTTCAAGGAtgctctctctccccctcttctGACTGACAGTCTGGCAAAATTCATAGAAGACAGAGGCAATGGGTGGAGTTAtcggttttggttttggtggttttgtgtttgtttttttcttttttttttttttctccatgccTATGTCCTATCAGTTGAAGCCCTATTATAAGACAGTGCTGCGCAGTCAGTGTTGTATTCTGTTTTGCTGGATGTTGTTTGCTGAGTATGGCAGTTGTTACTGATTTGTCTGGGAGCAGAAACATGTTGTAAACTTGTTAAACAGAAATTGTTTAACCATGGAAACTCCAGAAACGGACAGAGCCTACataaacatttgctttcctaTTCAAAGAATTGTTAACTAGCTTTCCATGTGTTCAAACAAAACAGTTTCTTCTCTACCTGTGTGAAAGGTCACAACATTAACTTTTGGGCAATTTTTAGCATTCTTTGGGAAACGGAACGGGTAACATGTAGTGCTTAGGTAATAATTATAAAATAGAGCCTGATCCAAATGGATTCCCATTAATTTCTGGAGACTTTTTATATGAGTTTCTACTCCTGGCATAAACCTTTTCCATCAAAACAACCCAAATGCATCTGTGTGCACACTGCTTCTCTCCCGGGTGTGTTTTTGGGAGCTGGGTACACAAGGTTTGCTCACAGCTGGCCAGTACAGATGTCAGCACATGAACAAGGAAAGCACGCTCCTACACGGGTTACGGCAATTGCGATCTCTTGTCTTGGTCTTCTCATTTTGAGAGCCATGGGTGTGTGGAGCATCAGTATCTCTGGTTAGTTCAAACTACCGGGGacttatttcattttccagatgaCAAActggagagagagcagaaaagtGCAACTCCGTGCTTGTGCAAAAGCATTGAGGATGCCCACGCATCCATAGGTAGCATAAAGGTAGGACATTAGCAATTGTATGAAAGACACCTCCTTCCTGCCACTTACATGTACACGCTCAGCCTGAGTTCAGATACTGTATCTGAAATGGTACTTGGAAATGCCCAGGAATGAGTAGGATGTTTAGCTCCTCTTTCCTATCAGTTCATTTCTCACTCAGAAAATTACTGTGGGTGAAAAATCAACTTATTGTGGAGAACTCCCCTCGACTTTGGCAGAAATCCTATTTGCATGTGTGCCGAACAGCTTGAGGAAAATGTTCCCCAAGGTTTCATGCTGTGAGCAGTAGTTCAGCATCTCGACTGGCCTCTGCATTTTGATGATTCTGTTACAGGAAGTTTCTTTCTCCTGGCAGATTTTGAGCACACATAAAGCACCATTTCAGTCTGAAGTTCCTGCATCAGCTCAGAAGTAAAGTGGGATAAGCAGACCAAGCatgtctgtgtgtttgtgtgtttagAAGAAAAGTGCTGTTTAGAAGCTCTCACAAAAATGTGAAAGGAATCAAAATACAAATAGGCTTCTGTAATTTCTGAGCAGATTGCATGATGAATTTCAGTAGACAAGAGTAAAAATTAACCTTTCTCTCCCAAGAACTTCTACTTAGATATGGTAATGACATTATTGATAAGCTAACTGTACCATTACTGAATGCCATCCTGTGTGTGCCTCCTTGGGTGGGAAGAAGTATATctcacatttttactttttgttcaGATACTTCTCTTTGCAGAAAATCATTTTACTAATCTATCCACTTGTTAGCTTTTGCTCTCCTtttgctaaactgaagaaggaaaagtacATGCTCCTGTGGCAAACAacagatagagaaaaaaatcaaaggagaTGAATGAGGTTCCATCTCAGcaagaaatttaagaaaaggtTAGAGATGACAATAACGGGCATTGTGTGTAGCCTGAAGTAATCTTGTAAACTTCAGGGAACCAGACCAGGTAATCTAACTTGCCCTTTTTGTCTCTGCTGTCTTCCAATTACTATTTGCCATCAAGCTACACAAAAAATTTATGCTGATGGTGACAGAGCTTATAGCCAGATCGTAAGGAAAGGGGTATAACCAGGTGATTCTAGGATGTAACCCCTTAAAGTGATTTATTCCTTAAGCATGTAATGGTCTTGGGTCACAATCTTGACCTTAAGCTTATGTCATACTTTAGAATTAtccttggtttggtttgttgtccTGACATATAAGCCTAAATCTTGGTGAGTTTGACATGTGCTAGGTTAGGACAAGTAGCTAATAAACCACTTAAATAAGATTTGAAGGtggagttatttttttctgactgtaaattagaaataaatatgaaaatatgacATACTAAAACCGTAATAATGAAATTGTGTTGCATAACTAAGTTTCCTTCTCAGATAAGTTCTACAACACCATAAACATATGTCATTGTTAATGGCCACTTATAAGAGAAACATCAAGAATTATTTAGAGTGCAATTTCAGTTCTCTTAAATACTTAGTCATTTCATGGTTTACTTGGTTAAAATATGATCTTTTAATATGCtccttgtttgatttttctttcagtatctAAGCAGTTGTTTGAATGGCGGTGGGAGTAGTGATCTCTCTTTGATATTGTCTACATGCTCTTTCACCAAATAAATAAGCAAGGAATTAGTTTAACGTCCAATTTAATGTAGCTGGTTAAACAAAACTGGCATCTTGATGTTTACACTTGCATTTCTGTGCCTGTTGTTAAAATAGTCTTATAAACCAGATATCTTCCTAAATGAATTTTATTCTAGACCTTCGCTCTGTATTCCATAAGTTTATTTAAATAGAGTTTGAAAAATTCACCTTAAACTCTATGCAAATCCTTCTAAACTGGGACCTTTATACATATGCATTCCTTTTTATGTGAACAGTACTTTGTTAATCGTTCAATAATTAAGACAGTTTACAATCTAAAGACTTCCGTTTTTAATTGGCTGAATAACAATCACAGATCACTTTCAGTTCTGTTGTGATATGCAAATTATTGATGTCTCAGCTGCATTTGTTTTCAGGTATCAGTCTATCTGCATAATGCAAAATAACATTCTGCAATTATTTCAACTAGATGCACTCAGCCTTTGGAGCAagctatttatttcatttgtgtAAATGAAGAAAGCAGTTGCTGTTTTCCATTCCCTGATGTTTACTGCCCAGAACTAGCACTCACAACTGGTATCTGTGCAATATATAAAACAGTTTTCTAAGTGAATTGCGTTAGCATTCATGGTAAAGGACATGTAGTTCAACTTTCCTTGCAAAATTTCATTCGGTTAACTGACTCTTCTGCCCTGGAAGGAGATGTCACCTTGTTTGCGGGTATTCATTACCATTTTAAAGTATATTATGAAAGGTAAATAGGAGTTCTTAATTAGCAGAATCTGTTTTGCACAAGTGCATAACattagaggatttttttttcatcagactGCAGCTGTTACCTAAGCAGAGAAGGAATTTCACCTAACCACAAAGAATGAGATACACGAATAGCTGTGTTGTCTTAAGAACGGGTCGGGTATGTCTCCTCACAGCGATACTGTTCCATAATTGCAATTCACATTAAATGCAGCAAATGTTACCATCCTGCCCACTCAGTTTCCACCTCTACTTTTGTTTCaagatgggggggggggagcgAGATCGTCAGAAAATACGGGAAGGAgagtcctttctttttttccctcccttctcttgCTCCTCTTTTCCCAAACGGGGTGCTGACCGGCGCGCACCCCGGAGCTGAGCGGGGGCGGGATGGCCCCATCCCGGCTGCGCCTCGGGCTGCACTTGTAGCTGCTGCGCGCCGCCCATGGCAGCCCCGCGGCGCCTGGCGCGGCACCGGGGCCACCCCGCTCTCGCCGCCCCGGGGGGCGTCTCTCGCCCCACCGCACCCGCTTGAGCTCCGCAGGGACCCAACCCGGCAAATCCCCGGAAAAGGTAAGGGCGGCGCGGCGCGTCTCCAGGCGTGCGGTGCGGGAGAGGCTTCCGCGGCTGCGATGCGCTGGGATTGCTCTCCCTGAGCGGcgttctccttcctctccaaaaCAGCGCCCGAACGCTTGGTGCGTgcgagtgtgtgtgtgtgtggcgaAAGGGAGGGGGCTCTCTGTGCGTGCAAGGGGTGGGCGAGAGCAGTGCGATGGGAGCGGATGCCCGTGTGCAGAGGGATCCTCTCCCCGCATGTGTGCGGGGGACCGTGGTGCCGGGGCAGGGCTCAGTGAGGCGGTTGCTGCATGCGGCGGAGCCCGCCGGGGTTCTGCAGAGCCGGGCTTCGCCTTGCTCCGCTCCTCGGCGCCCAGCGCTGCCAAGGGTGCTCGCCCGGGCGGGTGCCCGGCTGCCCCAGCCGCTCGGAGGGTGCGCGGAGCTGCCGGAGAGAAGATCTCGCGGAGAGAGCCGCGGAGCGCAGCGGAGCGGGGTTGCGGCGACCCCGGCCACCGAGGTAGGGAAGGTGCCGGGCTCGCCGTGGAGCGCCGCTGGGAGCATCGCCGGGGGCGGCCGGTCGCCCCGCCGGGCGTGTGAGTGCGGGCGGGGAACAGGGGGCATGGCGGTGCTGCATTTACGTTGGcgttttaatttcttttaagtaTTCTGAAggctttgtttttattgctaAAATTACTACTGTTAATTTaaaggggggagggggcgggatAAGGCGACAGTGGCTTCCTGCCGGAGCCTGCCATCCTCGCCTCTCCCCGGCAGCGGGCCGCCTGCCGGAGCTCCGGGCCAGCGGCACCCGGCGCAGCGCTGCCCCCTCCCATCCTTTCCGGGGGAGCGGGTGAGCAGAGGGAccggggccgggcggcccgGATAAGCCGGTGGAGGTGTGGGAGGAACGGGGGGACAGGATCCGTCCGATAGAGCTGGGGAATGGATTATGTGAAATACTGCAGGCTGGACTTCGCAGAGGTGTCCAAGGAGTGGGGAGCGTTTGGCGGCGGCAACCACGGTTGTGCCTTGGTGCAAAGGGATGCTGGAAGGGATGCTGGGTTGCATGGCCGCGCTGTGCCCGTTCCTAGCCGGCATGTGCGTGCGGTGTGTGCGCGCCCGTgtccttcctgccttcccccGCCGGGAGGCAGAGGGCGACGGGGCGCCCACGACAGAGGGGAGCAGGCACCAGCCGAGCCGGTTGCGGCAAAAAATTGCGGTAGTGCCTGCACTCCTGGCCGGGCGCGCCGacccgccgccagccccgcgcaGCGCCCGCAGCGTGCCCGCTCGGCACCGGTCGGGGCCACGGGGCTGAAGAAGAAGAGGGGACTTCGGTGTGGACGAGGCAGGGATACGAGGGGACAGTGCCTGGGAGGGGGAACGAGATGGAGCGGTGGGGGTGCGGGGTTATCGGGCTGTCCCCGTGGGCTCGCTGGCCGCAACCAGGGTGTGGAGCCTGCGGGGATCAGCAgcggctgctctgctccctcttctccccGTGGTCCCTTCCCGCGGCCTCCTTGACCCTTTCAGCCGTCTCAtcccctcttccttccttccttcccttctctcagcttttccGCTCTCTCTTGTCCTTctgtcctttccttcctccctccttcatccctcctctgccctcccttccAGGTCCCCCAGTGCATCCTCCCCTCCTTGCAGCTCCCTCCAGCccgtttttccttcctccagctgGCTCCTTCTCTCTCCACTTCCATCCTGGCTCCCTCCTGCCAACTCGGTGGCTTCCTACAGCAGTAAATGAAAGGGACAAGTTGGGAAATGGGAATGCAGAAGGTGGGGAAAGCAACGTGTTGATTAatgagcaatattttttttttaaaaaaagaaaaaagagctaCCTTCTAACCCAGAAGAAATGCTGTGGCACCAATTCTTCTGCGTAAAAAATGGCAGCTCAGCTGGCCTGACTATATGTGACAGGTTCTTGAGAGCCACCTCTGTAGCAGTTGCAGGGATAAGAGTGAATTACATGAtgtgttaccaaaaaaaaaagaagttcttCTCAGGTTTCAGTAGTGTCAGGCTGGTGAATTGTGACTGTTCTGCCCTGCAAGTCAGGGTATTTTTGTTATTCCTGGGGATGGGGCTGTATGCCTGTGCATGCTTCTTCCATATCTGTGTGCTTCCATTGATCACCCAGAGCTGATCTTCTTGTTTTGTGGATAGCTCATTGTATTTTTGCAATCGGTTTACCACCTATTTACTTAAACTAGGTATATTAAGTGACAGAAACAATGTGTGTGCATGCCTATGTATCTATTGAGTGAATCTTACTATCGTAGTGATAATCTTTATGTGTTGATGCTATAGATAAATATATTCAGTATTGACATTGCTTTTTGTGTCTGCACCATCATCCTTTCTAAATTGTGCTATCCCAACCCGGGTGTTTGGGCATGCATAACATCAGCATTTGTGTTTAATATCCCCGAAATGCATGGCAACATATGAGCAGTGCAGGACTGAGGAGAGTAAATACGCGTAAAATTGGAATCTACTTtggttattttgctttgttagTTATGCATGTTTGGCATGTACAAGAgacagaaatatatttgacagACCTCAGAGTTATTTGTGTTTGTCTACGGAGATTTACGTTCTGTATTTTATATCATTCTAGCTCCCGTGTATGTGTTTGGTTATTAAAATCTTTcatattgttttaaattcagTGCTTGTAGTTTATCCATAATCCTTGGCAGGTACAGTAGCtcagtggaaaacattttttaaccCAAACGacattttggaactgaaaaaacattttcttctttctttccttcttctttagATTCTTTATCTTTGTTCAGGAGCCTAAGGTTGCTTGCTGATCACAAGAAGATGTTTCTGTGGCTCTTTCTGGTTCTGTCATCTCCAGTTTCTTCTACAACTGCAGATGCTGATATATCTGTGGAAATTTGCAATGTTTGCTCCTGTGTGTCAGTTGAGAATGTACTCTATGTCAACTGTGAGAAGGTTGCAGTCTACAGACCAAATCAGCTTAAACCACCATGGTCTAATTTTTACCACCTCAACTTTCAAAACAACCTGCTAATTATTCTGTATCCAAATACCTTTCTTAATTTTACACATGCAGTGTCCTTGCAACTGGGTAATAATAAGTTACAGAACATTGAGGGAGGGGCCTTTATGGGTCTTAGTGCATTAAAACAGTTGCACTTGAACAACAATGAATTAAAGATTCTCCGAGCAGACACTTTCCTTGGCATAGAGAACTTGGAGTATCTCCAAGCTGACTACAATTTAATCAAGTTTATTGAACGGGGAGCCTTCAATAAGCTTCACAAGCTGAAAGTCCTGATCCTTAATGACAACCTGATTTCATTCCTTCCCGATAATATTTTTCGATTTGCTTCTCTAACCCATCTGGATATACGAGGGAATCGAATACAGAAGCTTCCATACATTGGAGTTCTGGAACACATCGGGCGAATTGTCGAACTGCAGCTGGAAGACAACCCCTGGAATTGTACGTGTGATTTGTTGCCTTTGAAAGCGTGGCTGGAGAACATGCCCTATAACATCTACATTGGAGAAGCTATCTGTGAAACACCCAGTGACTTGTATGGAAGGCTGCTGAAGGAGACCAACAAGCAAGAACTGTGCTCCATGGGGACGGGGAGTGATTTCGACGTGCGCATTCTGCCTCCCTCCCAGCTGGAGCCCAGTTACAGCACACCGAATGGCCACACCACTCAAACATCGGTGCACAGATTGGTCACAAAGCCGCCAAAGACTACAAATCCTTCGAAGATCTCGGGGATAGTAGCAGGCAAAGCACTCTCTAATCGCAATCTCAGTCAAATCGTATCTTACCAGACCAGGGTGCCTCCTTTAACTCCTTGTCCGGTCCCCTGTGTTTGCAAAACGCATCCTTCAGACTTGGGATTAAGTGTAAATTGCCAAGAAAGAAACATAGAGTCAATGGCTGAACTCATACCAAAACCTTTAAATGCCAAGAAACTGCATGTAAATGGCAATTATATTAAGGATGTGGACACCACAGATTTCATTGAGTTTGAGGGGCTGGATTTGCTACATTTAGGCAGCAATCGGATTTCAACGATCAAAGGAGAAGTTTTCCGCAACCTTACAAATTTACGGAGATTGTATCTCAATGGCAATCAGATAGAGCGTCTGAGCCCAGAAATGTTTGCTGGCCTCCACAACTTGCAATATCTGTATTTGGAATACAATGTTATCAAAGAAATCCTAGCAGGCACCTTTGACTTAATGCCAAATTTGCAGTTGCTCTACCTGAACAACAATCTTCTACGAAGCTTGCCAGCCTACATTTTTGCTGGTGCACCACTTGCTAGGCTGAATCTGAGGAACAATCATTTCATGTATTTACCTGTAAGTGGCGTTCTTGATCAGCTAAAATCTCTTACACAAATTGATTTGGAAGGTAATCCATGGGACTGCACTTGTGATTTAGTTGCTTTAAAACTGTGGCTTGAAAAGCTAAATGAAGGTATTGTGGTGAAGGAATTGAAATGTGAAACACCTGTACAGTTTGCTAACATTGAACTTAAGTCTCTAAAAAATGAGATCCTCTGTCCTAAACTTTTAAACAAGCCATCTGCTCTGTTCACTAGTCCTGTGCCCGCTGTTACTTTCACAACACCACTGGGACCAGTTCGGAGTCCTCCTGGTGGCCCAGTTCCATTGTCCATCCTAATCTTAAGCATATTAGTTGTGCTTATTTTAACagtgtttgttgctttttgtcttcttgTTTTTGTGCTTCGGcgcaacaaaaaaccaactgtAAAGCATGAAGGGATTGGAAATCAAGAATGCAGTTCTATGCAACTGCAGCTAAGAAAGCACGATCACAAGTCAAACAAAAAAGATGGACTAGGTGCAGAGGCCTTCATTCCTCAAACCATTGAGCAGATGAGCAAAAGTCATACCTGTGGCTTAAAAGAGTCTGAAACGGGCTTCACGTTTGCTGACCCACCAGGGCAAAAAGTCATTCTGAGAAATATTAATGACAAGGAGAAAGATTTATTGCATGTGGATACCAGAAAAAGACTTAGCACAATCGATGAACTGGATGAATTATTCCCTGGGAGGGATTCCAATGTATTTATTCAAAACTTTcttgaaagtaaaaaagaatACAACAGCATAGGGGTCAGTGGCTTTGAAATACGTTATCCAGAGAAAct
Coding sequences within it:
- the SLITRK4 gene encoding SLIT and NTRK-like protein 4, whose protein sequence is MFLWLFLVLSSPVSSTTADADISVEICNVCSCVSVENVLYVNCEKVAVYRPNQLKPPWSNFYHLNFQNNLLIILYPNTFLNFTHAVSLQLGNNKLQNIEGGAFMGLSALKQLHLNNNELKILRADTFLGIENLEYLQADYNLIKFIERGAFNKLHKLKVLILNDNLISFLPDNIFRFASLTHLDIRGNRIQKLPYIGVLEHIGRIVELQLEDNPWNCTCDLLPLKAWLENMPYNIYIGEAICETPSDLYGRLLKETNKQELCSMGTGSDFDVRILPPSQLEPSYSTPNGHTTQTSVHRLVTKPPKTTNPSKISGIVAGKALSNRNLSQIVSYQTRVPPLTPCPVPCVCKTHPSDLGLSVNCQERNIESMAELIPKPLNAKKLHVNGNYIKDVDTTDFIEFEGLDLLHLGSNRISTIKGEVFRNLTNLRRLYLNGNQIERLSPEMFAGLHNLQYLYLEYNVIKEILAGTFDLMPNLQLLYLNNNLLRSLPAYIFAGAPLARLNLRNNHFMYLPVSGVLDQLKSLTQIDLEGNPWDCTCDLVALKLWLEKLNEGIVVKELKCETPVQFANIELKSLKNEILCPKLLNKPSALFTSPVPAVTFTTPLGPVRSPPGGPVPLSILILSILVVLILTVFVAFCLLVFVLRRNKKPTVKHEGIGNQECSSMQLQLRKHDHKSNKKDGLGAEAFIPQTIEQMSKSHTCGLKESETGFTFADPPGQKVILRNINDKEKDLLHVDTRKRLSTIDELDELFPGRDSNVFIQNFLESKKEYNSIGVSGFEIRYPEKLQDKKTKKSLIGGNHSKIVVEQRKSEYFELKAKLQGSPDYLQVLEEQTALNKI